A single genomic interval of Lathyrus oleraceus cultivar Zhongwan6 chromosome 7, CAAS_Psat_ZW6_1.0, whole genome shotgun sequence harbors:
- the LOC127107858 gene encoding uncharacterized protein LOC127107858 isoform X1 translates to MALYGTVLSLNGLSSSVKEFNFLPGLFINNSFQKRHHACLSRTFDQNRLVFGKSFERGNQPCLLPNQCLKLQMRTFRTRQGVKSEDSESALSSENIALDEHTLVEELQKAIAEENYTRAAEIRDTLKSLQKDSKIEVLGLNSKFYNAFRDGDLAGMQAMWAKRDEVCCVHPGLKGISGYDDVIESWNYVWANYEFPLRIKLEDIKAYARGDMGYVTCMEFVKAKGGRWGGQFVTNVFEKIDGEWFICNHHASPVDI, encoded by the exons ATGGCACTTTATGGAACTGTCTTATCCCTTAAT GGACTTTCTTCTTCTGTCAAAGAGTTTAATTTCTTGCCAGGTTTGTTCATCAATAATAGCTTTCAGAAGCGACATCATGCTTGTCTGTCACGAACCTTTGATCAAAATAGGTTAGTTTTCGGGAAAAGTTTTGAAAGAGGAAACCAACCGTGTCTTTTGCCTAATCAATGCCTCAAGTTACAAATGAGAACATTCA GGACACGACAGGGAGTAAAAAGTGAAGACTCGGAGAGCGCGTTGAGTAGCGAGAACATTGCATTAGATGAACACACTTTAGTGGAAGAGCTGCAGAAGGCAATTGCTGAGGAGAATTATACCAGAGCAGCAGAAATAAGGGATACTCTAAAAAGCCTTCAAAAAGATAGCAAAATAGAAGTATTGGGATTAAACAGCAAGTTTTATAATGCATTCAGGGATGGTGATCTTGCAGGCATGCAAGCCATGTGGGCGAAAAGGGACGAAGTATGCTGCGTACATCCTGGTTTGAAAGGAATATCCGGATACGATGATGTTATCGAGAGCTGGAATTATGTATGGGCTAACTATGAATTTCCGCTGCGAATTAAACTAGAAGACATTAAAGCTTATGCTAGAGGAGATATGGGATATGTCACTTGCATGGAATTTGTAAAGGCGAAAGGAGGAAGATGGGGAGGACAATTTGTAACGAATGTGTTCGAGAAGATCGATGGTGAGTGGTTTATTTGTAACCATCATGCTTCACCGGTGGACATATGA
- the LOC127107858 gene encoding uncharacterized protein LOC127107858 isoform X2 — protein sequence MKGLSSSVKEFNFLPGLFINNSFQKRHHACLSRTFDQNRLVFGKSFERGNQPCLLPNQCLKLQMRTFRTRQGVKSEDSESALSSENIALDEHTLVEELQKAIAEENYTRAAEIRDTLKSLQKDSKIEVLGLNSKFYNAFRDGDLAGMQAMWAKRDEVCCVHPGLKGISGYDDVIESWNYVWANYEFPLRIKLEDIKAYARGDMGYVTCMEFVKAKGGRWGGQFVTNVFEKIDGEWFICNHHASPVDI from the exons ATGAAGGGACTTTCTTCTTCTGTCAAAGAGTTTAATTTCTTGCCAGGTTTGTTCATCAATAATAGCTTTCAGAAGCGACATCATGCTTGTCTGTCACGAACCTTTGATCAAAATAGGTTAGTTTTCGGGAAAAGTTTTGAAAGAGGAAACCAACCGTGTCTTTTGCCTAATCAATGCCTCAAGTTACAAATGAGAACATTCA GGACACGACAGGGAGTAAAAAGTGAAGACTCGGAGAGCGCGTTGAGTAGCGAGAACATTGCATTAGATGAACACACTTTAGTGGAAGAGCTGCAGAAGGCAATTGCTGAGGAGAATTATACCAGAGCAGCAGAAATAAGGGATACTCTAAAAAGCCTTCAAAAAGATAGCAAAATAGAAGTATTGGGATTAAACAGCAAGTTTTATAATGCATTCAGGGATGGTGATCTTGCAGGCATGCAAGCCATGTGGGCGAAAAGGGACGAAGTATGCTGCGTACATCCTGGTTTGAAAGGAATATCCGGATACGATGATGTTATCGAGAGCTGGAATTATGTATGGGCTAACTATGAATTTCCGCTGCGAATTAAACTAGAAGACATTAAAGCTTATGCTAGAGGAGATATGGGATATGTCACTTGCATGGAATTTGTAAAGGCGAAAGGAGGAAGATGGGGAGGACAATTTGTAACGAATGTGTTCGAGAAGATCGATGGTGAGTGGTTTATTTGTAACCATCATGCTTCACCGGTGGACATATGA
- the LOC127107859 gene encoding uncharacterized protein LOC127107859, with translation MPINLQPSNEFMVPSEDMVFGFEFKKLGSKRHSSSKIAKESSALPQLNRSTNAKGADKLRSKSGVGPQCSDLKQKAKQDAEGNIRNRETAKRSGNRRDELVKHMSNLPGYLLHNDRLENVQEKAFNVGVLDWSRLEKWKHKHIPEELTNHFTSVNRGESSSRIVTISSLSAGGREKLDDTKSLRDFRPTNKESLPQSSKLPFENIEQLEFSRSGTKSIGNEQRRNGSIKRTLDAGNSASKSRHHRVSSSIPCENVNGKNKDDEYYHKKKERNRKSSCDMIQSSVKSKGKGASFSSKKMSSDNNESRIKVNRLLEPGSDNSCKNDHSKPSNIVLLYPHETPDSNSSDDFRLSEFRTSSDENCPESSRSSLSYVSVPEEDYIGNVGPEIRRSSGRRSVVEDTSFFGSMQHSVSTDLGMNLCSVVSEKMPGMQSEAACFEKDVLENRLSIQSAFSNLIESLDQETAELTSQNGVNPSSHNRRFSFSLSRIGRSFSFKEGPAVSQFGSKYVCSKSGPVTPESSIRWDNSSKEKTNSQNKTRSSPLRRLLDPIMKYKAASDTHHSGESSQKQKGRMNSVSFRSIGLKKSLQDGKGKVSSIQGLLQLTVTNGMPLFKFVLNDDRKIYAATKNSLASQEKNDLGCCFTFYLVNEIKKKSGGWMSHGNKEKSCGYAYNLIAQMKSSTSKITEAINQNSKRQCMVKEYVLLGVDVNQTDQAPPKFIPSMELAAVVIETLCEKLSNERIHSDYNLHEKKCLADGICLCRSGENDISFSSTVILPGGVHGSPNKGEPSSLIHRWKTGGSCDCGGWDIGCKLLVLHEQNPSSNIQRTYKPYQDRFQLFVQEGAEQETLIFTLVPLKNGFYSIDFSSTISHLQAFFISVVLLSSRKQPGSLEIGSMREEILKESSSNNNSSRHHGKTPMKYTPMPPLSPVGRV, from the exons ATGCCAATCAATTTACAGCCTAGTAATGAATTTATGGTACCTTCTGAGGACATGGTATTTGGATTTGAATTCAAAAAGCTCGGCTCAAAACGGCATAGCAGTTCGAAGATAGCTAAAGAAAGTTCTGCATTGCCACAGTTAAATCGGAGTACGAACGCAAAGGGTGCAGATAAGTTGAGGTCAAAGAGTGGTGTTGGTCCACAATGCAGTGATCTCAAACAGAAAGCAAAGCAGGATGCGGAAGGAAACATTCGCAACAGGGAAACTGCGAAGAGAAGTGGAAATAGACGTGATGAGCTTGTAAAACACATGTCTAATTTGCCAGGTTATCTCCTGCATAATGATAGATTGGAAAATGTTCAAGAGAAAGCATTCAATGTCGGTGTTCTAGATTGGTCTCGACTCGAGAAATGGAAGCACAAGCATATACCAGAAGAACTAACTAATCATTTCACATCTGTCAATAGAGGTGAATCATCATCAAGAATAGTCACTATATCATCCCTCAGTGCTGGTGGAAGGGAAAAACTTGACGACACAAAAAGTTTGCGAGATTTCAGACCGACCAACAAGGAATCACTTCCTCAAAGTAGCAAACTTCCCTTTGAGAATATCGAACAATTAGAATTTTCTAGAAGTGGAACCAAGAGCATAGGAAATGAGCAGAGGAGGAATGGCAGTATTAAAAGAACTTTAGATGCTGGAAACTCTGCATCAAAATCAAGGCACCACAGGGTCTCATCTTCTATTCCTTGTGAAAATGTAAATGGTAAGAATAAGGATGATGAGTACTACCACAAGAAAAAAGAGAGAAATCGCAAGTCCAGCTGTGATATGATACAGTCATCAGTAAAATCAAAAGGCAAAGGGGCATCATTTAGTTCTAAAAAAATGAGTTCTGACAACAATGAGTCCAGGATAAAGGTGAATCGGTTGCTGGAGCCAGGTTCAGACAATAGTTGTAAAAATGACCATAGCAAGCCAAGTAATATTGTGCTGCTCTATCCTCATGAAACTCCCGACTCAAATTCTTCAGATGATTTTCGGCTTTCTGAATTCAGAACATCATCAGATGAAAATTGTCCAGAATCAAGCCGAAGTAGTTTATCATATGTTTCCGTTCCTGAGGAGGATTACATTGGCAATGTAGGTCCTGAAATTCGACGTTCAAGTGGACGCCGTTCAGTGGTTGAGGATACATCTTTTTTTGGATCAATGCAACACAGCGTTAGTACTGATCTTGGGATGAATCTTTGTTCTGTGGTTTCAGAGAAAATGCCTGGTATGCAATCTGAAGCTGCTTGCTTTGAAAAGGATGTGTTAGAAAATAGGCTGAGCATTCAGTCTGCTTTCAGTAATCTGATTGAATCATTGGACCAAGAAACTGCTGAGCTGACTTCTCAGAATGGTGTGAATCCATCATCCCACAACCGTCGGTTTAGCTTCAGCTTAAGTCGAATCGGCAGAAGTTTCAGTTTCAAGGAAGGCCCCGCGGTTTCACAATTTGGTTCTAAGTATGTTTGTTCAAAGTCTGGTCCAGTGACACCTGAATCTTCTATTCGTTGGGATAATTCAAGCAAAGAAAAGACGAATAGTCAAAACAAAACAAGATCAAGTCCTCTCAGGAGGTTATTAGACCCTATAATGAAGTATAAGGCGGCATCAGATACACACCATTCAGGTGAAAGCAGTCAGAAACAAAAGGGAAGAATGAATTCCGTCAGTTTCAGGAGTATTGGTCTTAAAAAATCGCTTCAGGATGGTAAGGGCAAGGTATCATCAATCCAAGGTCTCTTGCAGCTTACAGTAACGAATGGCATGCCTTTGTTTAAGTTTGTGCTCAATGACGATAGAAAGATTTATGCTGCTACAAAGAATAGTTTAGCATCACAGGAGAAGAATGATTTAGGCTGCTGTTTTACATTCTACTTGGTGAATGAAATTAAGAAAAAGAGTGGTGGATGGATGAGTCATGGAAATAAAGAAAAAAGTTGTGGCTATGCATACAATCTCATAGCTCAGATGAAATCTTCTACCTCCAAAATCACTGAAGCAATCAATCAGAACTCCAAGAGACAGTGCATGGTTAAAGAATATGTCCTATTGGGTGTTGATGTCAATCAGACGGATCAAGCACCCCCAAAGTTCATACCGAGCATGGAGCTTGCTGCTGTTGTTATTGAGACATTGTGTGAAAAGTTGAGCAATGAACGGATTCATAGTGATTATAATTTGCATGAGAAGAAGTGCTTGGCAGACGGAATATGCTTGTGCAGGTCAGGAGAAAATGATATCTCGTTTAGCTCTACAGTTATACTTCCAGGTGGTGTACATGGTTCACCAAACAAAGGTGAACCTTCATCGTTGATCCATCGATGGAAAACTGGGGGATCGTGTGATTGTGGAGGTTGGGACATTGGTTGCAAACTCCTTGTGCTTCACGAGCAGAACCCGAGTTCAAACATCCAGAGAACTTATAAACCTTACCAGGATCGTTTCCAGCTTTTTGTTCAG GAAGGAGCTGAGCAAGAAACGCTCATTTTCACTTTGGTGCCATTGAAGAATGGATTCTACTCAATTGATTTCAGTTCAACAATCAGTCACTTGCAGGCATTCTTCATTTCTGTTGTTTTATTAAGCAGCCGGAAACAACCGGGTTCCTTGGAAATCGGTAGCATGAGAGAAGAGATCCTCAAGGAATCAAGTTCCAATAATAACAGTAGCAGACATCATGGGAAAACACCTATGAAGTATACTCCAATGCCACCTCTTTCCCCTGTTGGCAGAGTTTAA